A DNA window from Carnobacterium funditum DSM 5970 contains the following coding sequences:
- a CDS encoding Gfo/Idh/MocA family protein — protein MLKVGIIGLGGIAQKAYLPIDMAMQGKVEWHLYTRNQEKLQVIGNQYNNVNLHYSIEALIESGIEAAFVHTATHTHALIVKQLIEKGIHVYVDKPISENLKEVEELIQLAKQKNVLLTAGFNRRFAPMIQKLKAVPDKNMVFIQKTKPNSTGTVKFAIYDMFIHVLDTALYLLDDPITDMSFSVNEKDGNLNNCVVHLTTKNTTCVASMNYVSGANRESVEVHSPTGMHRVINLAEYQSDANGAQLIQSFGDWEPTLEKRGFAPLIRLFLAAVESGENPVSTQSTLISHQLCDKIVENK, from the coding sequence ATGTTAAAAGTTGGAATAATTGGATTAGGTGGAATTGCACAAAAAGCTTATTTACCTATCGATATGGCGATGCAAGGCAAAGTGGAGTGGCATCTTTATACCCGTAACCAAGAAAAGCTTCAAGTTATTGGAAACCAATACAATAACGTTAATCTCCATTATTCTATAGAAGCGCTAATTGAAAGTGGCATAGAGGCAGCTTTTGTTCACACAGCAACACATACACATGCTCTAATTGTTAAACAATTAATAGAAAAAGGAATCCATGTTTATGTAGATAAGCCTATAAGTGAAAATTTAAAAGAAGTAGAAGAATTAATTCAACTAGCCAAACAAAAAAACGTATTGCTTACAGCAGGATTCAATCGACGATTTGCTCCAATGATCCAAAAACTAAAAGCTGTCCCAGATAAAAATATGGTGTTTATTCAAAAAACAAAACCAAATAGTACAGGAACGGTAAAGTTTGCCATTTATGACATGTTTATTCATGTATTAGATACAGCTTTATACCTATTAGATGACCCAATCACCGATATGTCTTTTAGTGTGAATGAAAAAGATGGGAATTTAAACAATTGTGTGGTTCATTTAACAACTAAAAATACCACTTGCGTAGCGTCAATGAATTATGTTTCTGGAGCTAACCGTGAATCTGTTGAGGTTCATTCGCCTACTGGGATGCACCGAGTCATTAATTTAGCGGAATACCAAAGTGATGCTAATGGTGCACAGCTTATTCAATCCTTTGGCGACTGGGAGCCGACGCTTGAAAAAAGAGGTTTTGCACCACTAATCCGATTATTCTTGGCCGCTGTTGAGTCGGGTGAGAACCCAGTCTCGACTCAATCGACTTTAATATCCCATCAACTGTGTGATAAAATTGTTGAAAATAAATGA
- a CDS encoding exodeoxyribonuclease III has product MKFISWNVNGLRAIVKKGFIDIFEELDADFFCLQETKLQEGQIDLILPGYYDYWNYAEKKGYSGTAIFTKYEPLSVSYGINKEEHDKQGRVITLSYPEYYVVTCYTPNSQSNLAGLDYRMTWDRDFTDYLAKLDREKPVIFCGDLNVAHKNSDLKNWKKNHKSAGFTDEERANFTSLLDKGFLDTFRYFYPTEEGAYSWWNYRFHARKNNAGWRIDYFCISKRLENQLENVKIHSEIMGSDHCPVELILK; this is encoded by the coding sequence ATGAAATTTATTTCATGGAATGTAAATGGTCTACGTGCTATTGTAAAAAAAGGATTTATTGATATCTTCGAAGAACTCGATGCAGACTTTTTTTGTTTGCAAGAAACTAAATTGCAAGAAGGTCAAATTGACTTAATATTGCCTGGTTATTATGATTACTGGAACTATGCAGAAAAAAAGGGCTATTCTGGAACGGCTATTTTCACTAAATACGAACCACTAAGTGTCTCTTATGGCATCAACAAGGAAGAACATGATAAACAAGGACGAGTAATCACACTTAGCTATCCTGAATATTATGTCGTTACTTGCTATACTCCCAATTCGCAAAGCAATCTAGCCGGTTTAGACTATCGAATGACATGGGATCGTGATTTCACTGATTATCTAGCTAAACTAGACCGTGAAAAGCCCGTTATTTTTTGCGGGGATTTAAATGTTGCCCACAAAAATAGTGATTTAAAAAACTGGAAAAAAAACCATAAGAGTGCAGGATTTACTGATGAAGAACGAGCTAACTTTACCTCTTTACTTGATAAAGGCTTTCTAGATACTTTTCGTTATTTTTATCCTACAGAAGAAGGCGCTTATTCTTGGTGGAATTATCGTTTCCATGCACGTAAAAATAATGCTGGTTGGAGAATAGATTATTTTTGTATTTCGAAGCGGCTTGAAAATCAATTGGAAAATGTAAAAATTCACTCAGAAATTATGGGTTCTGATCATTGTCCAGTCGAATTAATTTTAAAATAA
- a CDS encoding GntR family transcriptional regulator yields MVKYETIANEIRKRIVKGTYPIESLIPDQISLAKEFEVSRMTMKKALDILAMEGLIYRQRGSGTYVMKTALLNQKDSAVNEYEGLTKQLNGQKVTSKVIEFNVEFPSEEIMKHLMIKKNQPVYNLIRLRIVNGNPYVLEHTYMPIDLAVGLTEEILEQSIYRYIHEELDLHFGGAFRKIHADKSSKYDQEYLDCKVNDPVLEVEQVVYLKDGRPFEYSRSRHRYDTRSYTISDINKSN; encoded by the coding sequence ATGGTAAAATACGAAACCATTGCTAATGAAATAAGAAAAAGAATAGTAAAAGGGACGTACCCAATTGAGTCGCTTATTCCTGATCAAATAAGCTTAGCAAAAGAATTTGAAGTTAGCCGGATGACGATGAAAAAAGCTTTAGATATCCTTGCAATGGAGGGTTTGATTTATCGACAGCGTGGTTCCGGGACGTATGTAATGAAAACGGCACTATTGAATCAAAAAGATTCAGCTGTGAATGAATACGAAGGTTTAACTAAACAATTGAATGGACAAAAAGTTACTAGTAAAGTTATTGAATTTAATGTGGAATTTCCATCAGAGGAGATTATGAAACATTTAATGATAAAAAAAAATCAGCCGGTTTATAATTTGATTAGATTGCGTATTGTTAATGGCAACCCTTATGTATTAGAGCATACGTATATGCCAATTGATTTAGCAGTAGGGTTAACGGAAGAGATTTTAGAACAGTCTATTTATCGGTATATTCATGAAGAATTGGACTTGCATTTTGGTGGAGCTTTTAGAAAGATTCATGCAGATAAGTCATCTAAATATGATCAAGAATACCTTGATTGTAAAGTAAATGATCCAGTATTAGAAGTAGAGCAAGTGGTTTATTTAAAGGATGGACGCCCATTCGAATATTCTCGGAGTCGTCATCGTTATGATACGCGTAGCTACACGATTTCAGACATTAATAAAAGCAATTAA
- a CDS encoding TrkH family potassium uptake protein, which translates to MLSDKFRKLSISTRIAFSFALVIFIGSLLLSLPISTAATSQNTYFDNLFTAVSLTSVTGLATTSVAESYTIFGQVISIILMQIGGLGLMTIIATILIRFGKKISYTDAMAVKEALNRDKLGDFKTYVLSIFKYTLVIEGVGMFLLSFRFVPDFGWAKGLFTSLFLAVSGFCNAGFDNMGAVSLQNYVQDPLVNFVIATLIILGGIGFSVWFDVTSNMYSVIKNKKKLGFKKMYRLLRPHTRLAVNVSSILLLTGTIMFMAVEWNNTSSIGNYTIPQKVMVSFFQSVTMRTAGFATIDYATVLPFSLLFSIFLMFIGGSPGGTAGGIKTTTFALVILLVINEIRGQNSINYASHSIPVETIRRAIVVVFTFFACLMTGFSILLIVEEQSFIMLLFEAVSALGTVGISANLTPELSRIGQTVLMVFMFIGRIGPITIFLSLVRRKRKGKGKERVYAKTNILIG; encoded by the coding sequence ATGTTATCAGATAAATTTAGAAAACTATCGATATCAACCCGGATAGCTTTCAGTTTTGCTTTAGTTATTTTCATTGGTTCATTATTATTGAGTTTGCCTATTAGTACGGCAGCGACTTCACAAAATACCTACTTTGATAACTTATTTACTGCTGTGTCCTTAACGAGTGTTACAGGATTAGCTACTACTTCGGTGGCAGAATCGTATACTATTTTTGGGCAAGTAATTAGTATCATACTGATGCAAATAGGTGGACTAGGGCTAATGACAATCATTGCTACTATTTTGATTAGATTTGGGAAAAAAATTAGTTATACAGATGCTATGGCCGTTAAAGAGGCTTTAAATCGAGATAAATTGGGTGATTTCAAAACTTACGTATTGTCGATATTTAAATATACTTTAGTCATTGAAGGAGTAGGAATGTTTTTACTGTCGTTCCGTTTTGTTCCTGATTTTGGGTGGGCTAAAGGCTTATTCACCTCTTTATTTTTAGCGGTTTCAGGTTTTTGTAATGCTGGATTTGATAATATGGGAGCAGTTAGCCTTCAGAATTATGTTCAAGATCCTTTAGTAAACTTCGTTATTGCTACATTGATTATCTTAGGTGGAATTGGTTTTTCTGTTTGGTTCGATGTCACCTCTAATATGTATTCAGTTATTAAAAATAAAAAAAAATTAGGATTTAAAAAAATGTACCGCTTGCTAAGACCTCATACGCGCTTAGCCGTTAATGTATCATCTATTTTGTTACTAACAGGAACAATCATGTTTATGGCAGTGGAATGGAATAATACTTCTTCAATTGGAAATTATACCATCCCTCAAAAAGTAATGGTTTCCTTTTTCCAATCTGTTACGATGAGAACAGCTGGTTTTGCAACAATTGATTATGCGACTGTTCTACCATTTTCGTTATTATTCTCCATCTTTCTGATGTTTATCGGAGGTTCCCCAGGGGGGACAGCCGGTGGGATAAAAACAACAACATTTGCATTGGTAATCTTATTAGTCATAAATGAAATAAGAGGTCAGAATAGCATTAATTATGCAAGTCACTCTATCCCGGTCGAAACGATTCGTAGAGCAATCGTAGTGGTCTTCACTTTTTTTGCTTGTTTGATGACTGGCTTTAGTATTTTATTAATTGTTGAAGAGCAGTCCTTTATAATGTTGCTATTTGAGGCAGTCTCAGCATTGGGAACGGTTGGTATAAGCGCTAATTTAACGCCAGAATTATCGCGAATAGGTCAGACCGTTTTAATGGTATTTATGTTTATTGGACGGATAGGCCCAATTACGATTTTCTTAAGTCTTGTCAGAAGAAAACGAAAAGGAAAAGGAAAAGAAAGAGTCTACGCTAAAACAAATATTTTAATTGGATAG
- the celB gene encoding PTS cellobiose transporter subunit IIC: MNGFIDKLGEKLMPIAGKLGENRYLKVLRDAFMLAFPITMFGSIVVVLNNLPFFSDATKGTLGNLFGNGQNATMSIMTIFVTFGIGYYLSKSYDVEGIFGGAVSLASYLILTPFSMLSESGETVTGVLALDRLGAKGMFIGMIAAFVAAEIYTRIIKKGIVIKMPDGVPPAVANSFVALLPAIITLTTFLLINAVVIGFFNTNLHDVVYTAIQQPLTALGSGLPATLIAVFLVQFLWFFGLHGQIIVNSVMDPIWNTLALENLDAYKAGEALPHIVTKPFIEIYTVGMGGSGSTLIVVLLLAFVMKSRQNKDIGRLALGPALFNVNEPLIFGMPLVLNASIFIPWILAPLVTTAFNYTVMAAGIFPIPTGIIVPWTIPVVINGIMATSSFMGGLLQIIDMALIGVIWFPFLKLVDRANLNQIKMSEPERA, translated from the coding sequence ATGAATGGATTTATTGATAAATTAGGCGAAAAATTAATGCCGATTGCTGGAAAACTGGGTGAAAATCGTTACCTTAAAGTTTTACGTGATGCATTTATGCTTGCTTTTCCAATCACTATGTTTGGATCAATTGTAGTTGTATTAAATAACTTGCCATTTTTCAGTGATGCAACAAAAGGTACTTTAGGAAACTTGTTTGGAAATGGACAAAACGCAACGATGTCGATTATGACCATTTTTGTCACGTTTGGTATCGGATATTACTTAAGTAAATCGTACGATGTTGAAGGTATTTTTGGTGGAGCAGTTTCATTAGCTTCTTACTTGATTTTGACACCGTTCTCAATGTTAAGTGAGTCAGGAGAAACAGTAACTGGTGTGTTAGCGCTAGATCGTCTAGGTGCAAAGGGGATGTTTATCGGTATGATTGCAGCATTTGTTGCAGCAGAAATTTATACACGAATTATAAAAAAAGGCATCGTCATTAAAATGCCCGATGGTGTTCCGCCGGCAGTTGCAAATTCATTTGTAGCCTTATTACCTGCTATTATTACATTAACAACTTTTTTATTAATTAATGCAGTAGTTATTGGATTCTTTAATACAAACCTACATGATGTTGTTTACACGGCTATTCAACAACCACTTACAGCTCTTGGTAGTGGATTACCGGCTACATTGATTGCAGTATTCTTAGTTCAATTCCTATGGTTCTTTGGATTACATGGTCAAATTATTGTTAACTCAGTAATGGATCCTATCTGGAACACGTTAGCTTTAGAAAACCTTGATGCTTATAAAGCAGGTGAAGCTTTACCACATATTGTAACGAAACCATTTATAGAAATTTATACGGTTGGTATGGGCGGATCAGGAAGTACGTTGATTGTTGTTTTATTATTAGCTTTTGTTATGAAAAGCAGACAAAATAAAGATATCGGTCGCTTAGCTTTAGGACCTGCACTCTTTAACGTAAATGAACCATTGATTTTCGGTATGCCTTTAGTATTAAACGCTTCAATTTTTATTCCTTGGATTCTTGCTCCATTAGTAACAACAGCATTCAACTATACTGTAATGGCTGCAGGAATATTCCCAATCCCAACTGGAATAATAGTACCATGGACAATACCTGTTGTTATTAATGGTATTATGGCTACAAGCTCATTTATGGGTGGATTGCTTCAAATTATAGATATGGCCCTTATCGGAGTAATTTGGTTCCCATTCTTGAAATTAGTTGATCGCGCTAATTTAAATCAAATAAAAATGAGTGAGCCTGAACGAGCTTAA
- a CDS encoding NAD(P)-dependent oxidoreductase produces MRIGIIGATGKSGSCITAEALDRSHLVVPLVRNARKLEEQDWEVVEKDLFDLAYTDIDGLDVVVDAFKSAQGREELHQKSIEHLISVLKGHKKPRLIVVGGSGSLIVDRETGMHLSETEDFPSISKPTAYNMEKALETLEDTTDVNWTYISPSKFFVPKGTRTGGYQLGTDFLLTNHLGQSEISYADYAIAVVDEIENRAFEGRRITVCSK; encoded by the coding sequence ATGAGAATAGGAATCATAGGTGCTACAGGAAAATCAGGTTCTTGTATCACTGCAGAAGCTCTTGACAGAAGTCATTTAGTCGTTCCGCTTGTCAGAAATGCTCGTAAATTGGAAGAACAAGACTGGGAAGTAGTAGAAAAAGACTTATTTGATTTGGCGTACACGGATATCGATGGATTAGATGTAGTAGTGGATGCTTTTAAATCAGCTCAAGGACGAGAAGAACTTCATCAAAAAAGTATCGAACACCTTATTTCTGTATTAAAAGGACATAAGAAACCACGATTAATCGTGGTAGGTGGATCAGGCAGCTTGATCGTAGATAGAGAAACAGGCATGCACCTATCTGAGACTGAAGATTTTCCTAGTATCTCAAAACCCACCGCTTATAATATGGAAAAAGCGTTAGAAACATTGGAAGATACGACAGATGTAAACTGGACTTATATAAGCCCTTCAAAGTTTTTTGTACCAAAGGGTACTCGAACAGGTGGTTATCAGCTAGGAACGGACTTTCTTTTGACCAATCATTTAGGACAGAGTGAAATTAGTTATGCAGATTATGCCATTGCAGTAGTTGATGAAATTGAAAATAGAGCTTTTGAAGGCAGAAGAATTACGGTTTGTAGTAAATGA
- the tsaE gene encoding tRNA (adenosine(37)-N6)-threonylcarbamoyltransferase complex ATPase subunit type 1 TsaE: MEKLHANNELETKKLAAELAKWLEPGDLILLEGDLGAGKTTFTKGLATGLGIKRVVKSPTYTIIREYLDGRLPLYHMDVYRLEETGGTDLGLEEYFEGEGISIVEWAKFIPEDLPTEYLQVNLQPSGEDLMERDLMFNAVGQHYNELLNNFFKNQ, from the coding sequence TTGGAAAAACTTCATGCAAACAATGAATTAGAAACAAAAAAACTTGCAGCTGAATTAGCAAAATGGTTAGAACCTGGCGATTTGATTCTTTTAGAAGGAGATTTGGGAGCAGGGAAAACGACCTTTACTAAAGGTTTAGCGACTGGTTTAGGAATTAAAAGGGTCGTTAAAAGTCCAACTTATACCATCATTCGTGAATACTTAGACGGCAGATTACCACTTTATCACATGGATGTTTATCGCTTAGAAGAAACGGGTGGTACGGATTTGGGGTTAGAAGAATATTTTGAAGGAGAAGGGATTTCAATTGTCGAATGGGCTAAGTTTATTCCAGAAGATTTACCTACAGAGTATCTACAAGTTAACCTTCAACCATCAGGAGAAGACTTAATGGAAAGAGACCTCATGTTTAACGCAGTTGGGCAACACTACAATGAGTTACTCAATAACTTTTTTAAAAATCAGTAA
- a CDS encoding cation-translocating P-type ATPase: MEYYQKEQKIVLSELNTTTNGLTDTEVKTRLEKHGTNELKSVKKDSVLKLFLETFKDAMVVVLLIVAVVQILMGSVVESLIIFAVLMINSIVSVVQTKKAEGSLDALKNMSAPIAKLIRNGEKITIPANELVPGDIVVLDAGDYVPADGRLIEAGSLKIDEGMLTGESVPADKDITTLSNTVPIGDRANMVHSGTLVVYGRGVFVITATGNQTEIGQVANLLENAMTKQTPLQKKLDQFSKQLGIGILILSILIFVIEAARIYFGGTANISVDLLNAFMFAVAVAVAAIPEALQSIVTIVLSMGTNKMAKRHAIIRKLPAVETLGATSVICTDKTGTLTQNKMTIVDYFLLNGQSSPFNDKPETWTFDEKRLMQVAVLANDSTINETGQELGDPTEVAMVSFSNKVNQPYEDLRTHYPRVAELPFDSDRKLMSTVHTIDNEAVMLTKGGPDVIFERSTKVLINGEVLPLTEERLKIIEDKNEAFSDRALRVLAFAYKPIAINHTIQFEDENDLILVGIMAMIDPPREAVYGAVDEAKKAGIKTVMITGDHKTTAQAIARDIGISKEGDIALTGQELDALTEDELNAQLEQISVYARVSPENKIRIVRAWQNKDKVSAMTGDGVNDAPALKQADIGIAMGSGTDVAKDAAAMVLTDDNFVSIISAVEVGRNVYDNIKKAIAYLFAGNLGAIIAIIVALIMNWVNPFTALQLLFINLVNDSVPAIALGMEKGEPDVMLRKPRDPNEGIFAGQTLISVLYRGTLIGIAVIISQYIGLGYSNEMSVAMAFTTLILARTLQTFPARSNSQTSIGAGFFSNIYVILAVIFCFTLYGLTVIPGIRGFFAIPTDFGWVQWGISAGLAVGAVILMELTKLVIRKRA, encoded by the coding sequence ATGGAATATTATCAAAAAGAGCAAAAGATCGTTTTATCAGAATTAAATACTACAACAAATGGGTTAACAGATACGGAAGTTAAAACCCGCCTTGAAAAACATGGTACCAATGAACTGAAATCGGTAAAAAAGGACTCGGTCTTAAAGCTTTTTCTAGAAACATTTAAAGATGCCATGGTTGTTGTCTTATTAATCGTAGCCGTTGTTCAAATTTTAATGGGCTCTGTAGTTGAATCTCTCATTATTTTTGCTGTTTTAATGATTAATTCAATTGTTAGTGTGGTTCAAACAAAAAAAGCTGAGGGATCCTTGGATGCTTTAAAAAATATGTCAGCTCCGATAGCTAAACTCATTCGGAATGGTGAAAAAATAACTATACCCGCAAATGAATTAGTCCCTGGTGATATAGTCGTTTTGGATGCTGGAGACTATGTCCCTGCTGACGGTCGCTTAATTGAAGCTGGATCATTGAAAATTGACGAAGGCATGCTGACTGGTGAATCTGTTCCGGCCGACAAAGATATCACTACACTTTCAAACACTGTCCCTATTGGAGATCGCGCTAACATGGTTCATAGTGGAACATTAGTCGTCTATGGACGTGGTGTATTCGTTATCACTGCCACAGGAAACCAAACTGAAATTGGGCAAGTTGCGAATTTGCTTGAAAATGCAATGACAAAACAGACACCTCTACAGAAAAAACTAGATCAATTTAGCAAACAACTTGGAATTGGTATTTTGATCCTCTCTATTCTCATTTTCGTTATTGAAGCCGCCCGTATTTACTTTGGTGGTACCGCTAATATTAGCGTTGACTTACTAAATGCCTTTATGTTTGCCGTGGCTGTAGCTGTTGCTGCTATTCCTGAAGCGTTACAATCTATTGTTACAATCGTTCTTTCAATGGGCACGAATAAAATGGCTAAGCGTCACGCCATCATCCGTAAATTGCCTGCTGTAGAAACATTAGGTGCAACAAGCGTTATCTGTACAGATAAAACGGGAACATTGACGCAAAATAAAATGACTATTGTTGATTACTTTTTATTAAATGGTCAGTCTTCTCCCTTTAACGACAAACCGGAGACATGGACATTTGACGAAAAACGCCTTATGCAAGTTGCTGTGTTGGCCAATGACTCTACTATCAATGAAACCGGACAAGAATTAGGCGACCCCACTGAAGTCGCTATGGTATCTTTTAGCAACAAAGTAAATCAACCATATGAAGATTTACGAACGCACTATCCACGTGTTGCTGAATTACCTTTTGATTCTGATCGAAAATTGATGTCCACTGTTCATACGATTGACAATGAAGCAGTCATGCTGACTAAAGGTGGACCAGACGTTATTTTTGAACGCAGTACGAAAGTTTTAATAAATGGAGAAGTTCTTCCATTAACTGAAGAACGGTTAAAAATAATAGAAGACAAAAACGAAGCCTTTTCAGATCGTGCATTGCGCGTGCTAGCATTTGCTTATAAACCGATTGCTATTAACCATACTATCCAATTTGAAGATGAAAATGATTTAATTCTAGTTGGTATTATGGCTATGATTGACCCTCCTCGTGAGGCTGTCTACGGAGCTGTTGATGAAGCCAAAAAAGCCGGCATTAAGACCGTTATGATTACAGGTGACCACAAAACGACTGCACAAGCAATCGCACGTGATATTGGAATTTCAAAAGAAGGCGATATTGCTTTAACCGGTCAAGAACTAGACGCGTTAACAGAAGATGAATTAAACGCTCAATTGGAACAAATTTCTGTCTATGCTCGTGTTTCACCTGAAAACAAAATCAGAATTGTACGTGCATGGCAAAATAAAGACAAAGTTTCCGCTATGACTGGTGATGGTGTCAACGATGCACCTGCTCTAAAACAAGCGGATATCGGTATTGCCATGGGTAGTGGAACAGATGTAGCTAAAGATGCTGCTGCTATGGTTTTAACCGATGACAATTTCGTTTCTATCATTAGTGCTGTTGAAGTAGGACGTAACGTCTATGACAACATCAAAAAGGCTATTGCTTATCTATTCGCTGGCAATCTAGGAGCCATTATTGCTATTATCGTCGCGTTAATAATGAACTGGGTCAATCCATTCACTGCTTTACAACTCTTATTCATTAATCTAGTCAACGACTCTGTTCCAGCGATTGCATTAGGTATGGAAAAAGGTGAACCGGACGTTATGTTGCGTAAACCAAGAGATCCGAACGAAGGTATTTTTGCCGGACAAACACTTATTTCTGTTCTTTATCGGGGAACACTTATCGGTATTGCTGTTATTATCTCTCAATACATCGGGTTAGGATACTCGAATGAAATGAGTGTCGCAATGGCCTTTACGACTTTAATATTAGCACGTACCTTGCAAACGTTCCCTGCTCGTTCTAATTCACAAACTTCTATTGGAGCAGGATTCTTTTCTAATATATACGTTATCCTTGCTGTTATTTTTTGTTTTACTTTATATGGCTTAACTGTTATTCCTGGTATTCGCGGATTTTTCGCTATCCCTACTGATTTTGGTTGGGTTCAATGGGGAATTTCAGCTGGATTAGCTGTTGGAGCAGTCATTTTAATGGAATTGACTAAACTAGTTATTCGTAAAAGAGCTTAA
- a CDS encoding glycoside hydrolase family 1 protein, translated as MNYPFPENFWWGSAASGPQTEGIYQGDNKGQNIWDHWYETEPEKFFNQVGPEKTSRFYKKYQEDIQLMKQTGHNSFRTSIQWSRLFPDETGKLNQVGVDFYNAVIDELLANDIEPFINLYHFDMPMWLQEKGGWLNRETVEAYTLFAKTCFELFGDRVKKWFTHNEPIVPVEGGYLYQFHYPNEVNMKHAVQVAYHEVLASAKAIKKYREMKLDGEIGIILNLTPSYPRDENNPEDVKAASIADAFFNRSFLDSAVKGEFPKDLVDLLRDINHLPETESGDLTIIKKNTVDLLGVNYYQPRRIKAKESSSKLAEDPMPDDYFDNYIMPGRKMNPYRGWEIYEKGIYDLLTNLRENYGNIRCFISENGMGVENEERYINEEGLIEDDYRIEFIKNHLVFVHQAIQEGSNVQGYHMWTCMDNWSWMNAYKNRYGFIAVDLAQEGKRTIKKSGHWFKEMTSQNGF; from the coding sequence ATGAATTATCCATTCCCAGAAAATTTTTGGTGGGGTTCAGCAGCTAGCGGTCCGCAAACGGAAGGTATTTACCAAGGTGACAATAAAGGACAAAACATCTGGGACCATTGGTATGAAACAGAACCTGAAAAGTTTTTTAATCAAGTAGGACCAGAAAAAACATCTCGTTTCTACAAAAAGTATCAAGAAGATATTCAGTTAATGAAACAAACTGGACATAATAGCTTTAGAACCTCTATTCAATGGAGTCGATTGTTTCCAGATGAAACGGGAAAACTAAATCAAGTGGGAGTCGATTTTTATAATGCAGTAATTGATGAGTTGCTTGCGAATGATATCGAACCGTTTATAAACTTGTATCATTTTGATATGCCAATGTGGCTGCAAGAGAAAGGCGGTTGGTTAAATCGTGAGACAGTAGAGGCGTATACTCTATTCGCCAAGACTTGTTTCGAGTTGTTTGGCGATCGCGTAAAAAAATGGTTTACTCACAATGAACCCATTGTACCCGTTGAAGGAGGTTATCTCTATCAATTCCATTACCCAAATGAAGTGAATATGAAACACGCTGTTCAAGTAGCTTATCACGAAGTTCTTGCAAGTGCGAAAGCCATAAAAAAATATCGTGAAATGAAACTTGATGGTGAGATTGGTATTATTTTAAATCTTACACCGAGCTATCCGCGTGATGAAAATAATCCTGAAGATGTCAAAGCTGCTTCAATTGCAGATGCATTTTTTAATCGCTCTTTTCTTGATTCAGCTGTAAAAGGAGAATTTCCAAAAGACTTAGTAGATTTATTGCGTGACATTAATCATCTACCTGAAACTGAGTCAGGAGATTTAACGATTATTAAAAAAAATACCGTAGATTTATTAGGTGTGAATTACTATCAACCAAGAAGAATCAAAGCAAAAGAGTCTTCTAGTAAATTGGCAGAGGATCCAATGCCGGATGATTATTTCGATAATTATATTATGCCAGGACGTAAAATGAATCCTTATCGAGGATGGGAAATTTACGAAAAAGGAATTTATGATCTATTAACGAATTTACGAGAAAATTATGGGAACATTCGTTGTTTCATTTCTGAAAACGGAATGGGCGTTGAAAATGAAGAACGTTACATCAATGAAGAGGGTTTAATAGAAGATGATTACCGCATTGAATTTATCAAAAATCATTTAGTCTTTGTTCATCAAGCTATTCAAGAGGGAAGTAATGTACAAGGGTACCACATGTGGACTTGTATGGATAATTGGTCATGGATGAATGCCTATAAGAATCGCTATGGTTTCATTGCTGTTGATTTAGCTCAAGAAGGAAAAAGAACGATTAAAAAAAGTGGTCATTGGTTTAAAGAAATGACAAGTCAAAATGGATTTTAA
- a CDS encoding 3'-5' exonuclease, which produces MNFVALDFETANHQRHSACSVALTIVKNSRIVDHYYTLIKPETEFFWRNIQVHGIHPEDVRHAPSFARVWEDIKPCFKENKLIVAHNLPFDRGVLQGTLDYYQIEQPHFQTLCTVQSSRKLLTELPNHKLNTVSAHLGIKLENHHHALDDSNASAEILLYLENHFGTDPLKKLVKHI; this is translated from the coding sequence ATGAATTTTGTTGCATTAGATTTTGAAACAGCAAACCACCAACGTCACAGCGCTTGCTCTGTTGCGTTAACTATTGTTAAAAATAGTCGTATTGTTGATCATTACTATACATTAATTAAACCAGAAACAGAGTTCTTTTGGCGAAACATCCAAGTGCATGGCATCCATCCAGAAGACGTTCGTCATGCACCTAGCTTTGCTCGTGTTTGGGAAGACATTAAACCTTGTTTTAAAGAAAACAAGTTAATTGTTGCTCATAACCTCCCATTCGATCGAGGTGTTTTACAAGGAACTCTTGATTATTACCAGATTGAACAACCCCATTTCCAGACACTTTGCACTGTTCAATCCAGTCGTAAACTCCTTACTGAACTTCCTAATCATAAATTAAACACTGTCTCTGCTCATTTAGGCATTAAATTAGAAAATCACCATCATGCTTTGGATGATAGCAACGCGAGTGCTGAAATTCTACTCTATTTAGAAAATCATTTCGGTACCGATCCTCTAAAAAAACTTGTTAAACACATTTAA